The proteins below are encoded in one region of Peribacillus muralis:
- a CDS encoding SpoIID/LytB domain-containing protein, which produces MGSLPKGLLITFFIIFAIFPTNGAIAAKDNATMEVKLKNYIGNITSVKLTATGDYQTSGGEIFIKAGEEMKLNVESGKLAVYKGSLKLGIFALLNITPVKDDALLSLNGRPYHGSFLFTVAEGYIQPINHVPIEDYLKGVVPMEMPALWHPEALKAQAVAARTYATHHQSRLIDDTISYQVYGGAEGDSRTDSAIEQTAGMVLKHDGEIIEAFFSSSNGGVTELNSNVWSGGNPLAYLSIKQDAYDPKTKWMITLDKQQIDLSTKDLTKPDKWWTSVQEKDKTIVPNLKAWLKRNGYKNRDIKITKVPVLSFSDKKTGGRATKGSIQLNFYVRGLVDKSGKLSEQKVELTNVPASKIRGMLGRDVMKSYLVDDMASDSSRIAIEGSGYGHGVGLSQFGAKTRAESGQTYQEILAFYYPNTAIIKEYGEAPEVTEEVHTNSEASIMMKANPDHVKDQVTIAYSLKEDAAVSLMIKDGEGRTVATPISNQSLKKGSHTAVWKVSDVGDGPYTAAVSARDRSGNEARGTLEIDLRKDTSAPMITDVETTGDYSTEKVNIAFTINEDSKLAVEIKNSKGKVVGVLAERQFSKGRQSVNWDFGNISDGMFTVLISAKDGGVNPNAVSTQFPIRKTTGIVTASELLIKEKANPTAISIGTLYEDQALTILAQQGEWYKVKKGSQVGFVPKKHVKK; this is translated from the coding sequence ATGGGAAGTTTACCAAAGGGTTTATTAATAACTTTCTTTATCATTTTTGCTATATTTCCTACAAATGGAGCAATTGCAGCTAAAGATAATGCAACGATGGAAGTGAAATTGAAGAATTATATTGGAAATATAACGAGTGTCAAACTAACCGCAACAGGGGACTATCAAACTTCCGGAGGAGAGATATTCATCAAGGCAGGAGAAGAGATGAAATTGAACGTGGAATCAGGAAAACTTGCCGTGTATAAAGGTTCGCTTAAACTAGGAATATTTGCTTTATTAAATATCACCCCGGTTAAGGATGATGCCCTGTTATCCCTAAATGGCCGGCCGTATCATGGCTCATTCTTATTTACAGTGGCGGAAGGCTATATTCAGCCTATCAATCATGTGCCTATCGAGGACTATTTAAAGGGTGTGGTCCCGATGGAAATGCCTGCCCTATGGCACCCAGAAGCACTGAAAGCTCAAGCGGTTGCAGCCCGGACATATGCTACTCACCATCAATCGAGATTGATCGATGATACGATTTCCTATCAAGTGTATGGAGGGGCGGAAGGTGACAGCCGTACGGATTCAGCCATTGAACAGACAGCGGGTATGGTACTCAAGCATGATGGAGAAATAATTGAGGCATTCTTTTCCTCAAGCAACGGGGGCGTGACCGAATTGAATTCCAATGTTTGGTCAGGCGGAAACCCTCTAGCCTATTTATCGATTAAACAAGATGCCTATGATCCGAAAACCAAATGGATGATAACTCTTGATAAGCAACAAATCGACCTGTCAACCAAAGACTTAACGAAGCCGGATAAGTGGTGGACAAGTGTACAGGAAAAAGATAAAACGATTGTGCCTAATCTTAAGGCTTGGCTGAAAAGGAATGGTTATAAGAACCGGGATATTAAAATAACGAAGGTTCCCGTTTTAAGCTTTTCTGATAAAAAAACGGGCGGGCGAGCTACGAAGGGGTCCATCCAACTGAATTTCTATGTAAGGGGTCTCGTTGATAAAAGCGGGAAACTCTCCGAGCAAAAAGTGGAGCTTACTAATGTACCGGCTTCAAAAATCAGGGGAATGCTTGGTCGGGATGTGATGAAAAGCTATTTGGTAGACGACATGGCTTCCGATTCTTCCAGAATAGCTATTGAAGGGTCAGGCTACGGACATGGAGTCGGGTTAAGCCAGTTTGGCGCGAAGACAAGAGCGGAGTCAGGTCAAACATATCAGGAGATCTTGGCATTTTATTATCCCAATACTGCTATCATCAAGGAATATGGCGAGGCACCAGAGGTAACGGAAGAGGTTCACACCAATAGTGAGGCATCAATAATGATGAAAGCGAATCCGGATCATGTGAAGGATCAAGTCACCATTGCCTACTCACTTAAAGAAGATGCAGCTGTATCACTCATGATTAAAGATGGTGAAGGCAGAACGGTAGCTACTCCAATCAGTAACCAATCATTGAAAAAGGGAAGCCACACGGCGGTCTGGAAAGTGAGTGATGTAGGCGATGGTCCATATACAGCAGCAGTATCTGCAAGGGACAGAAGCGGAAATGAAGCAAGGGGGACACTGGAGATCGACTTAAGAAAAGATACGTCGGCACCCATGATTACCGATGTCGAAACAACGGGTGACTACAGTACCGAAAAAGTGAATATAGCATTTACGATAAATGAAGATTCGAAATTGGCCGTGGAAATCAAGAACAGCAAAGGTAAAGTGGTGGGGGTCCTTGCCGAAAGGCAGTTCAGTAAAGGGCGTCAATCAGTTAACTGGGATTTTGGAAATATATCCGACGGGATGTTCACGGTCTTGATATCGGCCAAGGATGGGGGAGTTAACCCGAATGCCGTATCAACACAATTCCCGATCAGGAAGACGACAGGCATCGTGACAGCAAGCGAATTACTTATAAAAGAAAAGGCGAATCCAACTGCTATTTCCATTGGAACGCTATATGAGGATCAAGCTCTAACGATATTGGCTCAACAAGGTGAGTGGTATAAAGTGAAAAAGGGAAGCCAAGTCGGATTTGTGCCCAAAAAACATGTAAAGAAATGA
- a CDS encoding LysE/ArgO family amino acid transporter, whose amino-acid sequence MGPFFHGLLLALGLILPLGAQNVFIFNQGAIQPSIKKALPATITAAICDSALILLAVLGVSLIVMQYDWLHLALIIIGIIFLLYMGFQIWASGTNLQAGAQTKQMSAKKQMVFALSVSLLNPHAILDTIGVIGSSSLVYSGTDKVIFTATCVAVSWCWFHGLCFAGRLLKKADTSGKFLKLLNKISAIIIWITALYMMSSLF is encoded by the coding sequence ATGGGACCATTTTTTCATGGATTATTATTGGCATTGGGCCTGATCCTCCCATTAGGAGCGCAGAATGTCTTTATTTTCAATCAAGGCGCAATCCAGCCGAGCATAAAAAAAGCATTGCCAGCAACGATCACAGCTGCCATCTGTGATTCAGCACTCATACTGTTGGCCGTTTTGGGTGTTTCGTTGATTGTCATGCAATATGATTGGCTGCATCTGGCATTAATCATTATTGGCATCATATTTTTATTGTATATGGGGTTTCAGATTTGGGCTTCCGGTACAAATCTCCAAGCGGGTGCTCAAACAAAGCAAATGTCCGCCAAAAAACAAATGGTTTTTGCTTTATCGGTGTCATTGCTGAATCCACATGCCATCTTGGATACGATCGGTGTGATCGGTTCGAGCTCGCTTGTTTATTCAGGAACGGATAAAGTGATTTTCACCGCAACGTGCGTCGCGGTGTCATGGTGTTGGTTCCATGGACTTTGTTTTGCAGGGCGATTGTTGAAAAAGGCTGATACATCAGGGAAGTTCCTTAAGCTGTTAAATAAAATTTCGGCAATCATCATCTGGATTACGGCTCTCTATATGATGAGTTCGCTTTTTTGA
- a CDS encoding alkaline phosphatase, which produces MEISKKSSLLQKLFQPERFGLLILSCLIGISHPIQAETKNTPKNVILLIGDGMGLGAIEIARQLEYGKTGALHMEKLEHVALMRTYSANNYVTDSAAGGSAIATGVKTNNESIGVDVNGNEVDSVLDAFQNDGKKVGIISTNMVVDATPAAFGASVPNRWTGSAHIARQLFDNRIDVILGGGASYFGADKQNGVDLIKKFKNAGYGIATTKEELSSMDKTKKLLGLFHPTYMNFKLDKEVLNSQEPSLPEMTAKAIQTLSKGDKGFFLMSEGARIDSMEHAADFTGIWKETIEFDQTVKEVMNWAKNRNDTLIVVLADHETMGISASETMDIAALKKIPVSTEYMSKQLTFNGNNEINPESVASVFKKHAHISLTDQEVRQFIDNVRKNRTLVYPQHRIDWEIGSTIARHHKAGVADRSIRAASSTGGHTANMIPVFAAGPGSENIDGVIENTDISKIITKAAGVPFTPGEHKAKSEE; this is translated from the coding sequence ATGGAAATATCAAAAAAATCATCATTACTTCAAAAACTTTTCCAGCCCGAGCGCTTTGGGTTACTCATTCTTTCCTGCCTAATCGGCATCTCCCACCCCATTCAGGCTGAAACGAAAAACACACCGAAAAATGTCATCTTGCTAATCGGCGATGGCATGGGGTTAGGTGCCATAGAAATTGCCCGGCAATTGGAGTACGGTAAAACAGGTGCATTGCATATGGAAAAACTGGAGCACGTAGCCTTGATGCGCACTTATTCCGCCAATAATTACGTGACCGACTCCGCTGCTGGCGGGTCCGCGATTGCCACTGGCGTCAAAACCAACAATGAGTCAATCGGCGTCGATGTGAATGGCAATGAGGTGGATAGTGTATTGGATGCATTTCAAAACGATGGCAAAAAAGTCGGGATCATCTCGACCAATATGGTCGTAGATGCCACCCCTGCGGCCTTTGGTGCAAGTGTACCGAACCGGTGGACAGGCAGCGCCCATATCGCGAGGCAGCTCTTCGACAACCGAATTGATGTCATTCTCGGCGGAGGCGCCAGCTATTTTGGCGCAGATAAGCAAAACGGCGTGGACTTAATCAAGAAATTCAAAAATGCGGGCTATGGGATTGCAACGACTAAAGAGGAACTCAGTTCCATGGATAAAACAAAAAAACTATTGGGGCTATTTCACCCCACTTATATGAATTTCAAGCTTGATAAGGAAGTATTGAATTCCCAAGAACCATCACTGCCCGAAATGACCGCCAAAGCGATCCAAACTTTATCCAAGGGTGATAAGGGGTTCTTCTTGATGTCAGAGGGCGCACGGATTGACTCGATGGAGCATGCAGCCGATTTCACAGGCATATGGAAGGAAACGATCGAATTCGATCAGACCGTGAAAGAGGTTATGAATTGGGCCAAGAACAGAAATGATACATTAATCGTTGTGCTGGCCGACCATGAAACAATGGGAATATCTGCTTCGGAAACGATGGATATTGCGGCATTGAAAAAAATCCCGGTATCAACTGAATATATGTCCAAACAGCTTACATTCAATGGAAATAATGAAATCAATCCAGAAAGTGTCGCTTCCGTATTCAAGAAACATGCCCATATATCCCTTACCGATCAAGAAGTGCGTCAATTCATTGACAATGTTAGAAAGAATCGGACGCTCGTCTACCCGCAGCATCGAATTGATTGGGAAATCGGCAGCACCATCGCCAGGCACCATAAAGCTGGTGTAGCTGACCGGAGCATTCGCGCTGCCAGCTCAACTGGAGGTCACACAGCCAATATGATTCCCGTTTTTGCCGCAGGTCCAGGCAGTGAAAACATAGATGGGGTCATTGAAAATACCGATATTTCTAAAATCATCACAAAAGCTGCCGGCGTCCCGTTCACACCTGGTGAACACAAAGCAAAAAGCGAGGAATGA
- a CDS encoding penicillin-binding transpeptidase domain-containing protein — MKKLALVSSLLLMSVLFLAGCTDEPSPEERFAAYTKLWNKQDFTKMYEYLSPETKKEISADEFAKRYEKIYKGIEVDRLKVDYKQPKEEKKHKDGEKVNLAYTVDLSTMAGAVSSEHQATLVKEGEGDEENWYIKWNESYIFPQLKAGEKISVQTYPAVRGEIVDRNERGLAMNGTVSEVGIVPEKMTSETETVKKVAGMLNMSTDELNGKLKQSWVKPGYFVPIKKMSSDNTAALEKLLAIPGVSVNNTEARIYPYKEATAHLIGYVGEASAEDLEKLQGKGYTASDVIGKRGLEEVLEGRLKGKPGGKIYIKTEAGEEKVIAEKPAEEGETITLTIDAELQKDIFEQYKNEVGSATALEPKTGETLALVSSPSFDPNKYILGITKEEQKALEEDSRKPLLNRFSSTFAPGSTIKALTAAIALKNGVDPNEAISIQGKTWAKSTWKDHSITRVSDPGVAIDMEKALIYSDNIYFAQKALGLGKEKFTSGLKAFGFDEPLNYDYPIKASSIGKIDSEGRLADAGYGQAQVQMSTLHLAMTYSAFLNEGNIVKPTLLTGDKKEKEIWKKNAITAEQANTITKMLTQVVEHPKGSGHGINDLGIKFAAKTGTAEIKASKNSDGTENGWFVAMDTENPELLMAWMVEDVKGRGGSHVVIDHMKPVLKKYLK; from the coding sequence ATGAAGAAACTAGCTTTAGTTTCCAGCTTATTGTTGATGAGCGTACTGTTCCTGGCCGGCTGTACTGATGAGCCAAGCCCGGAAGAGCGCTTTGCGGCATACACCAAGCTTTGGAATAAACAGGATTTCACAAAAATGTATGAATATCTGTCACCTGAAACGAAGAAGGAAATTAGCGCGGATGAATTTGCGAAGCGTTATGAAAAAATCTATAAGGGCATAGAGGTCGACCGCCTAAAAGTGGATTATAAACAGCCTAAAGAAGAAAAAAAGCATAAAGATGGAGAAAAAGTGAACCTTGCTTATACCGTTGATTTGTCGACGATGGCAGGGGCAGTCAGTTCTGAGCATCAAGCTACCCTTGTCAAGGAAGGCGAGGGTGATGAGGAGAATTGGTACATCAAATGGAATGAAAGCTACATATTCCCACAGTTAAAAGCTGGTGAAAAGATATCGGTTCAAACATATCCGGCCGTCCGCGGGGAAATTGTCGACCGGAACGAGCGCGGTCTTGCCATGAATGGAACAGTCTCCGAAGTGGGGATTGTGCCGGAGAAAATGACAAGCGAAACCGAAACGGTCAAAAAGGTCGCTGGAATGCTCAATATGTCCACTGACGAGCTTAATGGGAAGTTAAAGCAATCTTGGGTGAAACCAGGTTATTTTGTGCCAATCAAGAAAATGTCGAGTGACAATACTGCAGCATTGGAAAAGCTTTTGGCCATTCCTGGGGTGTCAGTCAATAATACGGAAGCCCGGATTTATCCTTACAAAGAAGCTACGGCCCATTTGATTGGATATGTCGGTGAGGCATCTGCCGAAGATTTGGAGAAATTGCAAGGTAAAGGGTATACCGCAAGCGACGTTATTGGCAAGCGTGGCCTTGAGGAAGTTTTGGAAGGACGCTTGAAAGGAAAGCCAGGAGGCAAGATCTATATTAAAACAGAAGCTGGCGAAGAAAAAGTGATTGCTGAAAAGCCTGCCGAAGAGGGAGAAACCATTACATTAACCATCGACGCGGAGCTTCAAAAAGATATTTTCGAGCAATATAAGAACGAAGTTGGTTCAGCAACGGCTCTTGAACCAAAAACGGGCGAAACGCTTGCACTCGTATCAAGTCCTTCATTCGACCCCAATAAATATATTTTGGGGATAACAAAGGAAGAGCAAAAAGCGCTGGAGGAAGATTCCCGGAAGCCGCTGCTTAATCGTTTCAGTTCGACCTTCGCACCAGGCTCGACGATCAAGGCCCTTACGGCAGCAATCGCCTTGAAAAATGGAGTCGATCCGAACGAGGCAATCAGCATCCAGGGGAAAACGTGGGCTAAATCCACATGGAAAGACCATTCCATAACAAGGGTCTCTGACCCGGGCGTCGCCATCGATATGGAGAAAGCGTTAATTTATTCTGATAATATTTATTTTGCCCAGAAAGCATTGGGGCTTGGTAAGGAAAAATTCACAAGCGGACTGAAAGCATTTGGTTTTGATGAACCATTGAACTACGATTATCCGATCAAAGCATCGAGCATTGGAAAAATCGACAGTGAAGGTCGCTTGGCTGACGCCGGATATGGTCAGGCACAGGTCCAAATGAGCACGCTTCATCTGGCCATGACGTACTCAGCCTTCTTAAATGAAGGGAACATCGTCAAGCCGACGTTGCTGACAGGAGATAAAAAAGAAAAGGAAATATGGAAGAAAAATGCCATAACTGCTGAGCAGGCGAACACGATCACCAAAATGCTGACACAGGTAGTGGAACATCCTAAGGGAAGCGGACATGGTATAAATGATCTTGGCATCAAATTCGCAGCCAAAACGGGAACGGCTGAAATCAAGGCATCCAAAAATTCCGATGGAACGGAAAATGGCTGGTTTGTAGCCATGGACACGGAAAATCCGGAACTTCTCATGGCCTGGATGGTTGAAGATGTAAAAGGAAGGGGCGGCAGCCATGTCGTTATTGATCATATGAAGCCCGTTTTGAAAAAGTATTTGAAGTAA
- a CDS encoding helix-turn-helix domain-containing protein: MDFFAVGKKIKELRKQIGLSQEELSEGICTQAQISKIEKGDVYPYATTLYLISKRLGVDVNYFFDIGMTPRLDYVQEVSHQLKIARRTMNYQEMKEIVRTEEKNPLFTQNKQNHQLLIWHKGIYEYMMNKNLDKAIQYLEEAIALSDLTDKVYSEREIEYLISMGVIYFEEKLYEKARYIDNLALTHLNHLPFLNDKTIKTRLFYNSARVSTRLEDYNASIAYCKEAIKWCLQEDHLYLLGELHYHLGYNYELQTDYKNAKKCMERARLIFDLQKEKRFVTFIDEKFKAWEINLKIH; the protein is encoded by the coding sequence ATGGATTTCTTTGCAGTAGGAAAAAAAATAAAAGAACTTAGAAAACAAATTGGTCTTTCTCAAGAAGAACTTTCAGAAGGCATTTGCACTCAAGCCCAAATCAGTAAAATTGAAAAAGGCGATGTCTATCCATATGCGACTACTCTTTACTTAATTTCTAAAAGGTTAGGTGTCGATGTGAATTACTTTTTCGACATCGGTATGACACCTAGATTGGATTATGTGCAAGAGGTTTCCCACCAGTTAAAAATCGCCCGAAGAACAATGAACTATCAAGAAATGAAGGAAATTGTTAGAACGGAAGAAAAAAATCCTTTATTTACTCAAAATAAACAAAATCACCAATTACTCATATGGCATAAAGGCATATATGAGTACATGATGAATAAAAATCTCGATAAAGCCATTCAGTATCTCGAAGAAGCGATTGCTTTATCAGATTTAACGGACAAGGTTTACTCTGAGCGGGAAATTGAATATTTAATTAGTATGGGCGTTATATATTTTGAAGAGAAGCTCTATGAAAAGGCCCGATATATTGATAATTTGGCTCTTACTCATCTAAACCACTTACCCTTTTTGAATGATAAAACGATAAAAACAAGATTATTTTATAATTCTGCCAGGGTTTCTACACGCTTGGAGGATTATAATGCATCCATTGCCTACTGTAAGGAAGCCATCAAGTGGTGCTTACAGGAAGATCACTTGTATCTATTAGGGGAGTTACATTATCATCTAGGTTATAACTATGAATTGCAGACAGATTATAAAAATGCTAAAAAGTGCATGGAACGAGCCCGATTGATCTTTGATTTACAAAAAGAAAAACGATTTGTTACTTTTATTGATGAAAAATTCAAAGCTTGGGAAATCAATTTAAAAATTCATTAA
- a CDS encoding DEAD/DEAH box helicase: MFNPGKLKIKIAALENGAYALGVVNEDQAFLNTNHIRRLLFNWDDASFYGTKMTTDTMDGNPVFILDAWGLLNFFAKESFNSFIEWEWSEISSLCLSAAPVLHESIEEGIPVPDFTNLQLDAIGWKLPEEVEEEFVPSFWEESIALDLPSPEAETNRSFIEKWYNGAANMYLRNYSPMHHKWSEAIGALSDSRLSPEELQAFFDKESWQEWLGTKPDPKPFTIGLRLTEPPDGNGPWILDVTLRSKRDENIVETYTGKKLPRGWNKYASEVVRATKRWQLVVPWLGENGRLKREISETDAWEFLTDASEKLLFLGVEILLPSWWLALKESSLKVKAKVKSQSNRGPSYVGLKALMDFDWRFSLNGKELSEAEFAELVDQKRRLVFIRGQWVKLDPAFIKQIQVLMETANEKGLQLSDLLQQELLNGKNETEDIDSENDDMLRIQFELNQELRKMIGRLREAKNISILPVPDELQGDLRPYQKLGMSWLLFLREHGFGACLADDMGLGKTVQMIAYLLHVKNNEGAGKELPITSNDEQTSETIIVEEEIGRAESVAEDIIAPTLEPVSVQSALIVCPTSVLGNWQKELEKFAPTLKVHLHYGSNRSKGEDFAKKAAQHDIVLTSYGLTHQDVVELSSIQWSSVILDEAQNIKNAQTKQSKAVRKLNGRHHIALSGTPMENRLSELWAIFDFINKGYLGTLAQFQEKYVATIERDEQKDKIKELQRLIQPFLLRRTKRDKDVALNLPDKQEQKEFVPLTTEQASLYEQLIKDTFTDIEQLSAFERKGIILQMLNKLKQLCNHPALYLKELDKENIMKAANRSGKLEKLTELVDAVREQDESCLIFTQYIGMGNMMKELLEKRYNIEVPFLNGSANKKQRDEMITRFQDGEFPIFILSLKAGGTGLNLTEANHVIHYDRWWNPAVENQATDRAYRIGQQRFVHVHKLICTGTLEEKIDQMLDKKQALNDEIISSDNWITELSTEEIKDLVALQ, translated from the coding sequence ATGTTTAATCCAGGGAAATTAAAAATAAAAATAGCGGCTCTCGAAAACGGAGCCTACGCCCTTGGTGTCGTCAACGAGGACCAGGCCTTCCTTAACACGAATCATATACGCCGGCTGCTCTTCAATTGGGATGACGCAAGCTTTTATGGCACGAAAATGACTACGGATACCATGGATGGCAATCCTGTTTTCATTCTTGATGCGTGGGGGCTTCTCAACTTTTTTGCGAAGGAGAGCTTCAACTCCTTCATAGAATGGGAATGGTCCGAGATTTCTTCCCTTTGCCTGTCAGCTGCGCCCGTTCTTCATGAATCCATCGAGGAGGGCATCCCGGTACCCGATTTCACCAATTTGCAGCTTGACGCCATTGGCTGGAAGCTCCCGGAAGAAGTCGAGGAGGAATTCGTCCCTTCATTTTGGGAAGAAAGCATCGCATTGGATCTCCCTTCGCCTGAAGCGGAAACCAATCGGTCATTCATCGAAAAGTGGTATAACGGTGCCGCTAACATGTATTTAAGGAATTATTCACCTATGCATCATAAATGGAGCGAAGCCATCGGGGCATTAAGTGATTCGAGACTATCGCCCGAAGAATTGCAGGCCTTTTTTGATAAAGAAAGCTGGCAGGAATGGCTCGGAACAAAGCCAGATCCGAAACCCTTCACCATTGGCCTGCGGTTAACGGAACCACCTGACGGCAATGGACCCTGGATACTCGACGTAACCCTTCGTTCCAAAAGGGATGAGAATATCGTCGAAACCTATACCGGAAAAAAACTGCCGCGCGGCTGGAACAAGTATGCGAGCGAAGTCGTGCGGGCCACGAAACGCTGGCAGCTCGTCGTGCCCTGGTTAGGAGAAAATGGACGGCTAAAAAGGGAGATTTCGGAAACGGACGCATGGGAGTTCTTGACGGATGCAAGTGAAAAACTTCTGTTCCTTGGCGTCGAAATCCTCCTTCCATCCTGGTGGCTTGCCTTGAAGGAGTCCTCCTTGAAGGTGAAGGCCAAAGTAAAGAGCCAATCGAACCGCGGTCCTTCATACGTAGGTTTGAAAGCTTTGATGGATTTTGATTGGCGCTTCTCATTAAATGGCAAGGAGCTCAGCGAGGCGGAGTTCGCGGAGCTCGTCGACCAAAAAAGACGGCTCGTCTTCATCCGCGGTCAATGGGTCAAGCTGGACCCGGCTTTCATTAAGCAAATTCAGGTGCTGATGGAAACGGCTAATGAAAAGGGGCTACAGCTGTCAGACTTACTGCAGCAGGAATTATTGAATGGCAAAAATGAAACTGAGGATATCGATTCTGAAAATGATGATATGCTCCGAATTCAATTTGAATTGAATCAGGAGCTCCGTAAGATGATAGGAAGGCTCAGGGAAGCTAAAAACATTTCCATCCTTCCCGTTCCCGATGAACTGCAAGGTGACCTGCGCCCCTATCAAAAGCTGGGCATGAGCTGGCTGCTTTTTTTAAGGGAGCATGGCTTTGGTGCTTGCCTTGCGGATGATATGGGGCTGGGGAAAACGGTCCAGATGATTGCCTACCTGCTTCATGTCAAAAACAACGAAGGGGCAGGTAAAGAGCTGCCCATCACATCCAATGATGAGCAAACGAGTGAAACGATCATCGTCGAAGAGGAAATCGGCAGAGCGGAGAGTGTAGCGGAAGATATCATTGCACCCACTCTGGAACCCGTTTCCGTACAATCAGCGCTCATCGTCTGCCCTACTTCGGTCCTTGGCAACTGGCAGAAGGAATTGGAAAAATTTGCACCGACCCTTAAGGTCCACCTGCATTACGGTTCTAATCGATCAAAAGGCGAGGACTTTGCCAAGAAAGCTGCACAGCACGATATTGTGTTAACCTCCTATGGCCTGACGCATCAAGATGTCGTTGAACTGTCCTCCATTCAATGGAGCAGCGTCATCCTTGATGAAGCACAAAATATCAAGAATGCCCAAACCAAGCAATCCAAGGCGGTCCGCAAGCTCAATGGCCGGCATCATATCGCTTTATCAGGTACGCCGATGGAAAACCGCTTAAGTGAGCTATGGGCGATTTTCGACTTCATTAACAAAGGCTATCTCGGAACGCTGGCCCAGTTTCAGGAAAAATATGTGGCCACCATCGAACGGGATGAACAAAAAGATAAAATCAAGGAATTACAGCGTTTAATACAGCCGTTCCTGCTCCGTCGTACAAAACGGGATAAAGATGTCGCACTCAATCTTCCCGATAAGCAGGAGCAGAAGGAATTCGTCCCGCTTACCACCGAGCAAGCATCGTTGTATGAACAACTGATCAAGGATACCTTCACCGATATTGAACAGCTGTCAGCCTTTGAGCGAAAAGGCATCATCCTGCAGATGCTGAACAAGCTAAAGCAGCTTTGTAATCACCCTGCTCTTTATTTAAAAGAGCTTGATAAGGAAAACATCATGAAAGCGGCGAATCGATCGGGCAAACTCGAGAAGCTTACCGAGCTTGTCGATGCCGTCCGCGAACAGGATGAAAGCTGTCTCATTTTCACGCAATATATCGGGATGGGCAACATGATGAAGGAATTGCTGGAAAAACGTTACAACATCGAAGTTCCATTCCTGAACGGGAGTGCCAACAAGAAGCAACGTGATGAAATGATTACACGATTCCAAGATGGAGAATTCCCTATATTCATTCTCTCATTGAAGGCTGGCGGCACCGGCCTTAATCTAACAGAAGCAAACCACGTGATACATTATGATCGCTGGTGGAACCCGGCTGTCGAGAATCAAGCCACCGATCGCGCTTACCGAATTGGACAGCAACGATTCGTTCATGTTCATAAGCTGATCTGTACAGGGACCCTGGAAGAAAAAATCGATCAAATGCTAGATAAAAAGCAAGCATTGAACGACGAAATCATTAGCAGCGACAACTGGATCACCGAGCTTTCCACAGAGGAAATCAAGGATCTTGTCGCTCTTCAATAA